One Synechococcus sp. JA-2-3B'a(2-13) genomic window carries:
- a CDS encoding R3H domain-containing nucleic acid-binding protein yields MSFPVQPFNPSADLESAPHRLHERTGFPGQVQYSDDLSKLLDILPAPIRERLEQHPHLDRLVEVVLDLGRRPEARFPGFADYLLEDVITRADLDQVISRVGEFSSDNRAGIASTLHRISAIRNRQGTIIGLTCRVGRCVIGVISMIRDLVEQGRSMLLLGRPGVGKTTALREIARVLADELGKRVVIIDTSNEIAGDGDVPHPGIGRARRMQVASPELQHKVMIEAVENHMPEVVVIDEIGTELEALASRTIAERGVQLVATAHGNRIDNLIKNPTLSDLVGGIQSVTLGDEEARRRGSQKSVLERKAPPTFEIAIEMLERSRWVIHEDVAATVDRLLRNREPLTQTRSLDEHGQVVIVRSTAGANGRPALSGPQWPPAGSTISAARERGGWQRSGRMEALPSEPLESRSQQQGESGLLLERREDSVPLTPAGSRPAAQVVAESKAEFGSDEEEDLDWEGSALAPTGRQQNPDGPLMIYPYGVSRFYLEQVIQTLKLSADVTKDLDEADIVLALRSQVRSRSKIQQMAHSRQIPIHTVKANTLIALARALRHILNIESEEGSDSDLELFIRASSGDETEALEEARLAVEQIVIPKSQPVELLPRSPLIRKLQHQLVEHYHLRAQSFGEEPNRRLRIYPN; encoded by the coding sequence ATGAGTTTCCCCGTACAGCCCTTCAACCCGTCGGCGGATCTGGAAAGTGCTCCACACCGCTTGCACGAACGTACCGGCTTTCCCGGCCAGGTTCAATACAGCGACGACCTGAGCAAACTTTTGGATATCCTGCCTGCTCCGATTCGCGAGCGCCTAGAACAGCATCCCCACCTGGATCGGTTGGTGGAGGTGGTGCTGGATTTGGGCCGCCGCCCCGAAGCCCGCTTCCCCGGTTTTGCCGATTATCTCTTAGAGGACGTCATCACCCGGGCTGACTTGGATCAGGTGATCAGCCGAGTTGGAGAGTTCAGCAGTGACAACCGCGCAGGCATTGCCTCTACCCTGCACCGGATCAGTGCCATTCGCAACCGCCAAGGCACGATCATCGGCCTTACCTGTCGGGTGGGTCGCTGCGTTATCGGAGTGATCAGCATGATCCGCGACTTGGTGGAACAGGGGCGCTCCATGCTGTTGCTGGGCCGACCGGGGGTGGGCAAAACCACGGCCCTGCGGGAAATTGCCCGTGTGCTGGCGGATGAGCTGGGCAAACGAGTGGTTATTATCGACACTTCCAACGAGATTGCCGGCGATGGCGATGTGCCCCACCCGGGCATTGGCCGGGCCAGACGGATGCAGGTGGCCAGCCCAGAGCTGCAGCACAAGGTGATGATTGAGGCGGTGGAGAACCACATGCCCGAAGTGGTGGTCATCGACGAGATCGGCACTGAACTGGAAGCTTTGGCCTCTCGTACCATTGCCGAGCGGGGGGTACAACTGGTGGCCACTGCCCATGGCAACCGCATCGACAACCTGATCAAAAATCCCACCCTCTCCGACTTGGTGGGCGGGATCCAATCGGTCACCCTGGGAGATGAAGAGGCGCGGCGGCGCGGCTCTCAGAAGAGTGTGTTGGAGCGCAAAGCCCCCCCCACGTTTGAGATTGCCATAGAGATGCTGGAGCGATCCCGCTGGGTCATCCACGAAGATGTGGCCGCCACTGTGGATCGTCTCTTGCGCAACCGCGAGCCGCTGACCCAAACCCGCAGTTTAGACGAACACGGCCAGGTGGTGATAGTGCGGAGCACCGCTGGCGCAAACGGGCGCCCGGCTCTATCTGGCCCCCAATGGCCCCCTGCCGGCAGCACAATCTCCGCAGCACGGGAGCGGGGAGGATGGCAACGCTCTGGACGGATGGAAGCTCTGCCTTCAGAGCCGCTTGAAAGTCGCTCGCAGCAGCAAGGAGAATCGGGTTTGCTCCTGGAGAGGCGAGAGGACTCCGTCCCGCTAACGCCAGCGGGATCCCGTCCTGCCGCTCAGGTGGTGGCCGAATCCAAAGCGGAATTCGGCTCTGACGAAGAAGAAGATTTGGACTGGGAGGGATCCGCCCTAGCCCCGACAGGACGGCAGCAGAATCCGGATGGGCCGCTGATGATCTACCCCTACGGAGTGAGCCGCTTCTACCTGGAGCAGGTGATCCAAACCCTGAAACTGTCGGCGGATGTCACCAAAGATCTAGACGAGGCAGACATTGTCTTGGCCTTGCGATCCCAGGTGCGCAGCCGTTCCAAGATCCAGCAGATGGCCCACTCCCGCCAGATCCCGATTCACACCGTTAAGGCCAATACTCTGATTGCCCTGGCTCGCGCCCTGCGCCATATTCTCAACATTGAAAGCGAAGAGGGATCCGATTCCGACCTGGAGCTGTTCATTCGCGCCAGCTCAGGCGATGAAACCGAAGCTCTGGAAGAAGCCCGCCTGGCGGTGGAGCAAATCGTCATTCCCAAGTCTCAGCCGGTGGAACTTTTGCCCCGTTCGCCTCTGATCCGCAAGCTCCAACACCAGTTGGTGGAACATTACCACCTGCGGGCCCAAAGCTTTGGCGAAGAGCCCAACCGCCGCTTGCGCATCTATCCCAACTAG
- a CDS encoding LdpA C-terminal domain-containing domain produces MTLPTASLQQGTWFKLICGASFHHLPSVRELAFLYTLAGADCIDVAADPAIVRAAQEGIQRAQAEDPQAGSPWLMVSVNDGEDVHFRKAVLTAPVCPADCPQPCLAVCPPHALTQAALPAQVHIQTELCYGCGRCEPVCPHRRIATFGYQVALSEVLPPLVELGIQAVEIHTCIGRQRSFEQLWGSLKPWLPQLQAISISFNDGPGLEAYLRDLLALMDPLPEVLIWQVDGRPMSGDIGAGTGKATLKLAEKVLNMGLPGYVQLAGGTNAQTVPLLDPRWPVAGVAFGSYARQLVSAYLEEPAHSSSESGWNPGLVAGIPLAKQLVQQVKRRSVAFKQTRFSCV; encoded by the coding sequence GTGACCTTGCCAACCGCCTCGCTGCAACAGGGTACTTGGTTTAAGCTGATCTGCGGCGCAAGTTTCCACCACTTGCCCTCGGTTCGGGAGCTGGCTTTCCTTTACACGCTGGCCGGGGCAGATTGCATTGATGTTGCTGCCGATCCGGCCATTGTGCGGGCTGCTCAAGAAGGGATCCAACGGGCACAAGCCGAAGATCCCCAGGCGGGATCCCCTTGGTTGATGGTCAGCGTCAATGACGGCGAAGACGTGCATTTCCGCAAGGCGGTGCTGACGGCTCCCGTCTGTCCTGCCGACTGTCCTCAGCCTTGTCTGGCAGTTTGTCCCCCTCATGCTTTGACCCAGGCAGCCCTTCCTGCTCAAGTCCACATCCAGACAGAGCTGTGCTACGGCTGTGGGCGCTGTGAGCCGGTTTGCCCCCACCGGCGCATTGCCACCTTCGGCTACCAGGTCGCTTTGTCAGAAGTTTTGCCGCCTTTGGTCGAGCTGGGCATTCAAGCGGTGGAGATCCACACCTGCATTGGTCGCCAGAGGTCATTCGAGCAATTGTGGGGATCCCTGAAGCCCTGGCTACCTCAGCTCCAGGCAATCTCGATTAGCTTTAACGATGGTCCGGGCCTAGAGGCTTATTTGAGGGATCTGCTGGCCCTCATGGATCCCTTGCCGGAAGTGTTGATCTGGCAGGTGGATGGCCGGCCTATGAGTGGCGATATCGGAGCTGGCACCGGCAAAGCCACCCTGAAATTGGCCGAGAAGGTGCTGAACATGGGCCTGCCGGGCTATGTGCAATTGGCGGGAGGAACCAATGCCCAAACGGTGCCGCTGTTGGATCCCCGGTGGCCGGTGGCGGGGGTAGCCTTCGGCAGCTACGCGCGACAGTTGGTGTCAGCCTATCTGGAAGAGCCAGCCCACAGCTCATCGGAGTCAGGATGGAATCCTGGATTGGTGGCAGGGATCCCGTTGGCCAAGCAGTTGGTGCAGCAAGTGAAGCGGCGATCCGTTGCCTTTAAACAAACCCGTTTTTCCTGCGTTTAA
- a CDS encoding NAD(P)H-quinone oxidoreductase subunit N produces the protein MLLVGSGAKFVQQLEQAGALAIYVTPEGGSEGHYLRRLRGAGYEVVTLSSKGIGDLASYLTRIHGVRPATLGKSERRTYFFPALIEQYRATLPPKAKGLVFWFYEGHVFSQQELSYLVKLSREDKGVKFVVELGRERSIRWQPLQSA, from the coding sequence ATGCTGCTGGTCGGCTCAGGTGCAAAGTTTGTACAGCAACTGGAGCAAGCTGGAGCTTTGGCCATCTATGTAACCCCAGAGGGGGGATCCGAAGGGCACTACCTGCGGCGGCTGCGCGGAGCTGGGTATGAGGTGGTCACCCTCTCCAGTAAGGGAATCGGGGACCTGGCCAGCTATTTGACGCGCATTCATGGGGTACGGCCTGCCACGCTGGGCAAATCGGAGCGGCGCACCTATTTCTTTCCCGCGTTGATCGAGCAGTATCGGGCCACCTTGCCCCCAAAAGCTAAGGGGTTGGTGTTCTGGTTTTACGAAGGGCATGTGTTCAGCCAACAGGAACTCTCCTACCTGGTGAAGCTGAGTCGGGAAGACAAGGGAGTGAAGTTTGTGGTGGAACTGGGCCGAGAACGGTCAATTCGTTGGCAACCTCTGCAGAGCGCCTGA
- the msrB gene encoding peptide-methionine (R)-S-oxide reductase MsrB, producing MRRRELLTSAVAGLITAPLSLAGEQRAMAQQTYPFTKTDAEWRQLLTEEQYYVLRQEGTEPPFRNAYYDNKAPGIYVCAGCGQELFSSAAKYDSGTGWPSFWEPIAPHVIGTKTDWKLFVPRTEVHCSNCGGHLGHVFRDGPPPTGLRYCINSAALKFIPATA from the coding sequence ATGCGACGACGCGAGCTGTTGACCTCGGCGGTGGCCGGGTTGATTACAGCACCCCTCAGCTTAGCAGGAGAGCAAAGAGCAATGGCCCAACAGACTTATCCCTTCACCAAAACCGACGCCGAGTGGCGGCAACTGCTCACCGAAGAGCAATACTATGTGCTGCGCCAAGAGGGCACTGAGCCCCCCTTCCGCAACGCTTACTACGACAACAAGGCCCCAGGTATCTATGTCTGTGCCGGCTGTGGTCAGGAGCTGTTTTCCTCGGCGGCCAAGTACGACAGTGGCACCGGTTGGCCCAGCTTTTGGGAGCCGATTGCTCCCCATGTGATCGGTACCAAGACGGACTGGAAATTGTTTGTGCCCCGCACAGAAGTCCACTGCTCCAACTGCGGCGGGCATTTGGGGCACGTGTTTCGGGATGGCCCCCCGCCCACGGGCTTGCGCTACTGCATCAATTCTGCTGCCCTCAAGTTCATCCCAGCCACCGCCTAG
- a CDS encoding FTR1 family iron permease: MSDYTFLDAASILLREGLEALLVLVALLALMSKSGQSAQKRWVWIGGSAGLLAAVMLGLLVKLFFQQMLTHTRQEVLEGITGLVAAGLLFSVSLWLHRRAAVASWQTFVREQAQAALATGQVFSLAFLAFVAVFREGAETVLFYVGLAPSLSAKDFWAGIGLGSLVLVALAILLLQVGLKLPLGVFFRGLSLLVFYLGFKFLGSGLHALQVADWLPITPLVGIPKLRWLGIYPTWQTLLPQLLLLGIAFALWVRQWLRADSAQRLSS, encoded by the coding sequence ATGTCGGACTACACGTTCCTGGATGCTGCTTCGATTCTGCTGCGGGAGGGCCTGGAAGCTCTCTTGGTGCTGGTGGCACTGCTGGCCCTTATGAGCAAGAGCGGGCAATCGGCTCAGAAGCGCTGGGTGTGGATAGGGGGATCCGCGGGCTTGCTGGCAGCGGTGATGCTCGGTCTGCTGGTGAAGCTGTTTTTCCAGCAGATGCTCACCCACACGCGACAAGAGGTGCTGGAAGGGATCACCGGGCTGGTGGCAGCAGGTTTGTTGTTCTCGGTCAGCCTTTGGTTGCACCGCCGGGCTGCAGTGGCTTCTTGGCAAACCTTTGTGCGGGAACAGGCGCAGGCGGCACTGGCCACGGGTCAGGTTTTTTCCTTGGCTTTTCTGGCCTTTGTGGCGGTGTTTCGCGAGGGGGCGGAAACGGTGCTGTTTTATGTGGGGTTGGCCCCTTCCCTCTCGGCAAAAGATTTTTGGGCGGGGATCGGCCTGGGATCCCTGGTGTTGGTGGCACTGGCGATCTTGCTGCTGCAGGTGGGGCTGAAATTGCCGCTGGGAGTTTTTTTCCGGGGTCTAAGTCTGCTGGTTTTCTACTTGGGCTTTAAGTTTTTGGGCAGTGGCCTGCACGCTCTGCAGGTGGCGGACTGGCTGCCCATCACCCCCCTGGTCGGGATCCCAAAGCTGCGCTGGCTGGGCATATATCCCACTTGGCAGACGCTGCTCCCCCAACTGCTGCTGCTGGGAATAGCTTTCGCCTTGTGGGTGAGGCAATGGCTGCGGGCTGATTCTGCTCAGAGGCTTTCTTCGTGA
- a CDS encoding CP12 domain-containing protein: protein MGLSEVIAKELENARNVCSEYGEGDPHCRAAWDAVEEVLAARSHQPRTPSSLEQHCAENPDAVECRVYDT from the coding sequence ATGGGACTGTCTGAAGTGATCGCCAAAGAGCTGGAAAATGCTCGCAACGTCTGCTCTGAGTACGGCGAAGGGGATCCCCACTGCCGTGCGGCCTGGGATGCGGTTGAAGAAGTGCTGGCAGCTCGCAGCCACCAGCCGAGGACTCCCAGCAGCCTAGAGCAGCACTGCGCTGAAAACCCAGATGCTGTTGAATGCCGGGTCTACGATACCTGA
- a CDS encoding energy-coupling factor ABC transporter ATP-binding protein — protein sequence MSEVAIRVESLTFAWPERPPVLQACSFVIPKGQLWMLLGPNGSGKSTLLQLLSGSLTHPQPLSGRLEIRGRLGYVFQNPDHQLFMPTVGADVAFGLGAEALTLAEIHQRVETALEQVGLKHLIRRPIHGLSGGQKQRVAVAGALARRSEVLLLDEPTALLDPDSQADLLRCIRQLVDQEGITALWVTHRLAELEWADGAILLSEGQVRQQGSPEQVRQRIEQLFGA from the coding sequence ATGTCTGAGGTGGCCATTCGGGTGGAGAGCCTGACCTTTGCTTGGCCGGAGCGTCCGCCGGTTTTGCAGGCGTGCAGTTTTGTCATTCCCAAGGGCCAGTTGTGGATGCTCTTGGGGCCCAATGGCAGCGGTAAGTCCACCCTGTTGCAGTTGTTGTCCGGATCCCTGACCCATCCCCAGCCCCTTTCGGGCCGCCTGGAGATTCGCGGTCGGCTGGGCTATGTGTTTCAAAACCCGGATCACCAACTGTTCATGCCCACGGTGGGAGCCGATGTGGCCTTTGGCTTGGGAGCAGAGGCTCTGACCTTGGCGGAAATTCACCAGCGGGTGGAAACAGCCTTGGAGCAAGTCGGATTAAAGCACCTGATCCGTCGGCCCATCCACGGCCTCAGCGGCGGACAGAAGCAACGAGTGGCAGTGGCAGGGGCTTTGGCCCGGCGCAGCGAGGTGCTGCTTTTGGACGAGCCCACAGCCCTGTTGGATCCCGACAGCCAGGCAGATTTGCTGCGGTGCATCCGGCAACTGGTGGATCAAGAAGGCATCACCGCCCTCTGGGTAACCCATCGGCTGGCGGAACTGGAATGGGCAGATGGGGCGATTTTGCTCTCGGAAGGTCAAGTGCGTCAACAGGGATCCCCAGAGCAGGTGCGGCAACGGATTGAACAACTGTTTGGGGCCTGA
- a CDS encoding MAPEG family protein, with protein MLPNPPLVAIPLFSIAAAMLLVYLPMGVVGYARARVGYDLHAPRAMFDRLPPYGQRATWAHANGFETFGMFAAAALIAYITGPHSDPWYFGLSGDEGVAVLCGVFLLARLLYNFFYIADIPIGRSLSFLAGSLATLGLLLISLLPFLGTGLA; from the coding sequence ATGTTGCCAAATCCTCCTCTCGTAGCCATCCCCCTGTTCTCTATTGCGGCAGCCATGCTCTTGGTCTATCTGCCCATGGGGGTGGTGGGCTATGCCCGTGCCCGCGTCGGCTACGACCTGCATGCCCCTCGGGCTATGTTCGATAGGCTACCTCCCTACGGGCAACGGGCCACCTGGGCCCACGCCAACGGGTTTGAGACCTTTGGGATGTTTGCGGCAGCAGCGTTGATCGCCTACATCACCGGCCCTCACTCGGATCCCTGGTATTTTGGCCTCAGCGGAGACGAAGGGGTAGCCGTGCTGTGTGGGGTGTTTCTGCTGGCGCGGCTGCTCTACAACTTTTTCTACATTGCCGATATTCCCATTGGGCGATCCCTCTCCTTCTTGGCGGGATCCCTGGCCACGTTGGGCCTGTTGCTGATTAGCCTGCTGCCTTTTCTCGGCACCGGCCTGGCCTAA
- a CDS encoding SHOCT domain-containing protein, which produces MAESRDPDTPPQDRRRLIREVAGWLAMLGVLIPGLQRFYMGHQRWGWGYLVAGLMVFVPSIPLQILSYGVRALCLLEGLWILTMSNADFDFRFNRELIELEWTSVEGREARDPEQQLESLLKQGLITRAEYEERRRQIRKIS; this is translated from the coding sequence ATGGCCGAGAGCAGGGATCCTGATACGCCCCCACAGGATCGTCGGCGGTTAATCCGAGAGGTGGCCGGTTGGCTGGCGATGCTGGGGGTGCTGATCCCAGGGTTGCAGCGCTTCTATATGGGGCACCAACGCTGGGGCTGGGGCTACTTGGTGGCGGGGCTGATGGTGTTCGTTCCTTCCATCCCGCTGCAGATCCTCAGCTACGGGGTACGCGCCCTTTGTTTGCTGGAAGGGCTGTGGATCCTGACCATGAGCAATGCCGATTTCGATTTTCGATTCAACCGAGAGTTGATCGAGCTGGAATGGACCAGTGTGGAAGGGCGAGAAGCCCGGGATCCCGAACAGCAGTTGGAAAGCCTGTTGAAACAGGGCTTGATCACCCGCGCTGAATATGAGGAGCGCCGCCGGCAAATCCGCAAGATTTCCTGA
- a CDS encoding PPC domain-containing DNA-binding protein — MPPGSLKIYPLRLFPGQDLKQELERLARQQPLQAGFVLSAVGSLSQATLRLADQTGDHLLSERLEILALSGSLCPDGVHLHLTVADARGQTWGGHLRPGCLIYTTAEIVLADSPEYRFSRQPDPATGYLELHIQPVAGDPCWPSPPPQPQQNQQTKPEADNSRPKSLQ; from the coding sequence ATGCCGCCGGGATCCCTCAAGATTTATCCCTTGCGCCTTTTCCCCGGCCAAGATCTCAAGCAGGAACTAGAGCGATTGGCCCGGCAGCAGCCCTTGCAAGCGGGGTTTGTCCTCAGCGCTGTCGGCAGCCTCAGCCAAGCCACCCTGCGCCTGGCCGACCAAACGGGGGATCACCTGTTGTCGGAACGCCTGGAGATCCTGGCCCTGAGTGGATCCCTGTGCCCTGACGGAGTCCATCTCCATCTCACCGTTGCCGATGCCCGAGGCCAAACCTGGGGGGGACACCTGCGCCCCGGCTGCCTCATCTACACCACCGCCGAAATTGTCCTCGCCGACAGCCCGGAGTATCGCTTCTCCCGTCAACCGGATCCGGCCACCGGCTACCTGGAGTTGCACATCCAACCCGTGGCAGGGGATCCCTGCTGGCCGTCCCCACCCCCCCAACCCCAGCAAAACCAGCAGACAAAACCAGAGGCTGACAACAGCAGGCCGAAAAGCCTACAGTAG
- a CDS encoding RNA-guided endonuclease InsQ/TnpB family protein — MLLGFRTQLILNRKQTTLAAQHAGVARHAYNWGLEVCRQALENQQKLPTAIDLHKRLVAEVKKEHRWYYQVSKCAPQHALRNLEQALKRWRGGLGKFPRFKRKGVRDSFYLEGSIRTSGNRIKVPIFGWLRCAELLPVTTPKNVVVSLRA; from the coding sequence ATGTTACTGGGTTTTCGGACGCAACTCATTCTTAACCGCAAGCAAACAACTCTAGCCGCCCAACACGCTGGGGTAGCCCGCCACGCCTATAACTGGGGCTTAGAAGTCTGTCGGCAAGCCCTGGAGAACCAGCAAAAACTTCCCACCGCCATTGACCTGCACAAGCGCCTAGTGGCCGAGGTGAAGAAAGAACATCGCTGGTACTACCAGGTCTCCAAATGCGCCCCTCAGCATGCATTACGCAACCTGGAGCAAGCCCTTAAGCGCTGGCGGGGTGGGTTGGGGAAGTTTCCCCGCTTCAAACGCAAGGGAGTGCGAGACAGCTTTTACCTGGAAGGGAGTATTCGCACTTCTGGCAACCGCATCAAGGTACCTATCTTCGGTTGGCTGCGCTGTGCAGAGCTGCTCCCGGTGACCACACCCAAGAACGTGGTTGTTAGCTTGAGAGCATGA
- a CDS encoding transposase — protein MFSVNVSAGHWYISFKYEAPTPQVEKTGEVVGVDLGIHHLATCSGGEVFPNPKPYRKAQRRLVRLQRRLSRKQKGSANRKKAVVQLGVVLILC, from the coding sequence GTGTTCAGCGTAAATGTATCAGCCGGACATTGGTACATCTCCTTCAAGTACGAAGCTCCAACACCCCAGGTGGAGAAGACCGGAGAGGTGGTGGGAGTGGATTTGGGTATCCATCACCTGGCCACCTGCTCCGGCGGGGAAGTGTTTCCCAATCCCAAGCCCTACCGCAAGGCCCAGCGGCGTTTGGTCAGGCTGCAACGGCGGCTGAGCCGTAAGCAGAAAGGCTCTGCCAACCGCAAGAAGGCGGTGGTGCAGTTGGGGGTCGTGTTGATCTTATGTTAG
- a CDS encoding IS5-like element ISSoc13 family transposase (programmed frameshift), with protein sequence MKLVFLDENKWQKILAFLQTEERVNIGKEANCKQFIEAVLWIARSGAPWRYLPEGYGKWYTIYQRFHRWSRFGVWERMFKYFIDDPDLEHLIIDSTMVRAHSCAAGKKGEQALGRSRGGYSTKIHVSVDGLGNPLELRITGGEKSDITQGEELIEGWQRKDTKVIEDKGYDADKLIEKIGEAQAVIPPKRNRKTQRHYDKHLYQERHLIECFFHKLKQYRHLFSRFDKLARNFLSFLYLVSALFWLK encoded by the exons ATGAAGTTGGTTTTTTTAGATGAAAACAAATGGCAGAAGATATTGGCTTTTTTACAGACAGAAGAGAGAGTTAACATTGGGAAAGAAGCAAACTGCAAACAGTTCATTGAAGCAGTTCTTTGGATAGCCCGTTCCGGTGCTCCTTGGCGCTACCTCCCAGAAGGATATGGCAAATGGTACACCATCTATCAAAGATTCCACCGGTGGAGTCGTTTTGGAGTGTGGGAACGGATGTTCAAGTATTTTATTGACGACCCTGATTTAGAGCATCTCATTATTGATTCAACCATGGTTCGAGCGCACTCCTGTGCTGCCGGAA AAAAAGGGGAGCAAGCTTTGGGGAGAAGCCGAGGCGGATACAGCACCAAGATTCATGTGAGTGTAGATGGGTTGGGAAATCCGCTGGAATTGAGAATAACTGGCGGAGAAAAGAGCGATATTACTCAAGGGGAAGAATTGATAGAGGGCTGGCAGAGAAAGGATACCAAAGTAATTGAGGATAAAGGATATGATGCGGATAAGTTGATTGAGAAGATAGGGGAAGCTCAAGCGGTTATTCCGCCTAAAAGGAATAGAAAGACGCAGCGGCATTATGACAAGCATCTGTATCAAGAGAGGCATTTAATCGAATGCTTTTTTCATAAGTTAAAGCAGTACCGGCATCTATTTTCTCGTTTTGACAAATTGGCCAGGAACTTCTTGAGTTTTCTCTATCTCGTCAGTGCTCTCTTTTGGCTCAAATGA
- a CDS encoding zinc ribbon domain-containing protein: MADIRTPSRYRERRQLEYKARLYGCQVVVADKFYPSSQLCSRCGHKQKMPLSERVFRCPCCGLGIDRDRNAALNLVRWYFECYLKRSTTPSSGERDACGDSSSGVVSLKLTTSHESWKQEESRDATGTEHSGSVC; this comes from the coding sequence GTGGCAGACATAAGGACTCCGTCCCGCTATCGCGAACGGCGACAGCTAGAGTACAAGGCCCGGCTCTACGGCTGTCAGGTGGTGGTGGCGGATAAGTTTTATCCGTCCAGCCAACTGTGTTCACGGTGTGGCCACAAACAGAAGATGCCACTCAGCGAGCGGGTATTTCGCTGCCCGTGTTGTGGTCTGGGGATAGACCGCGACCGCAATGCAGCGCTGAACCTGGTGCGGTGGTATTTTGAGTGCTACTTAAAGCGCTCAACTACCCCAAGCTCTGGGGAAAGAGACGCCTGTGGAGATTCCTCTAGCGGGGTGGTAAGCCTGAAGCTTACTACCAGTCACGAGTCGTGGAAGCAGGAAGAAAGCAGAGACGCGACAGGCACTGAACACTCTGGAAGTGTTTGTTAG
- a CDS encoding pentapeptide repeat-containing protein translates to MPRVTTADELLTEYASGERNFQESNLVGVDLVRSNLQGVNLRGANLSFGKLSGINLQEADLRGADLSSANLMGANLRGANLWEANLIGADLSFADLREANLHGAYLWEAKLTRAQLQGSDLSGAKIGGAVLTGADLRGAILPDGSVLA, encoded by the coding sequence ATGCCCCGAGTGACAACTGCTGACGAGCTGCTGACAGAATATGCCTCTGGCGAGCGCAACTTTCAAGAATCCAACCTGGTGGGGGTGGACTTGGTGCGCTCCAACTTGCAAGGGGTGAATCTGAGAGGGGCCAACCTCTCCTTTGGCAAGCTGAGTGGCATTAACCTGCAGGAAGCCGATTTGCGCGGCGCCGATCTCAGCTCGGCCAACTTGATGGGGGCCAACCTCCGCGGGGCCAATCTTTGGGAAGCCAACTTGATCGGCGCGGATCTCAGCTTTGCCGACTTGCGGGAAGCCAACTTGCACGGTGCCTACCTTTGGGAAGCCAAGCTAACCCGTGCACAACTGCAGGGATCCGATCTGAGCGGGGCAAAAATCGGCGGAGCAGTGCTGACCGGCGCTGACCTCAGGGGGGCCATCCTACCTGACGGGAGTGTGCTGGCTTGA
- a CDS encoding lipopolysaccharide assembly protein LapA domain-containing protein — MLLLFNLVLTLLLALGVAVLAGQNPTTLTVHFLMWRSVELPLGFLIAAAVGLGLLTVGLGSLLWPGRSFSATARQLQERVRQLEMQDQPPQ; from the coding sequence ATGTTACTGCTGTTCAACTTGGTCTTGACACTGCTGCTGGCTTTGGGAGTGGCAGTCCTGGCCGGGCAAAACCCCACCACCCTGACCGTACATTTCTTAATGTGGCGCTCGGTGGAGCTGCCTTTGGGATTTCTCATTGCCGCGGCCGTCGGCTTGGGCCTGTTGACGGTGGGGCTGGGCTCTCTCCTCTGGCCTGGGCGCAGCTTTTCTGCCACCGCCCGCCAATTACAGGAACGGGTGCGCCAACTGGAAATGCAGGATCAACCGCCCCAATAA